A stretch of Pseudomonas sp. 7SR1 DNA encodes these proteins:
- a CDS encoding acyclic terpene utilization AtuA family protein, translating into MDKNCPLVSLIPGFMIGPQINTKEASMGRLFEGCVKVIVPCGSLGAGVREEEIAYGLAAGAQVIASDAGSTDSGAAYLALGKSKNNRGSVKRDLSILMKAQASSGVPIIIGTSGQAGGDLNLNWTRDIVIEVAGELGVTPKVALIYCEQEKDTIKRLNAQGRIKPLAPHGELEDATVDACEHIVAALGVEPFLAALDGGADIILAGRSTDTAVIACYPIWKGAPWGPSWHAGKTGECGVQCAVNPTLGSGILLSVDADGFNVEPLSQDNLCTPHSVSAHMLYENSDPFRLLEPGGILNVADARYADLNGRAVRVEGSRWEPMPYTMKLEGAAAGAYQTIMLVGIQDPDVLKDIDGFHDRLLEALYARTRQSIPADELGEFHISLRMYGWNAVTGMKPPAGTLPPPEIGMLFVATAATQQLADTIAQACNPYFFHYPSVMGKELPSYGFAFTPADIPRGRIFEFKLNHVVQLEDPMELVRIKWIDLSEAAPAAKELNRG; encoded by the coding sequence ATGGATAAAAACTGTCCACTTGTCAGCCTGATTCCAGGCTTTATGATCGGCCCACAAATAAATACAAAAGAGGCTTCTATGGGGCGGCTATTCGAAGGTTGCGTAAAAGTCATTGTTCCCTGTGGTTCTTTGGGGGCAGGTGTGCGCGAAGAAGAAATTGCCTATGGGCTGGCGGCCGGTGCGCAAGTCATTGCTTCGGATGCGGGGTCGACCGACAGTGGCGCAGCTTATCTTGCACTTGGCAAATCAAAGAATAATCGCGGTTCGGTAAAACGCGACCTGAGTATATTGATGAAAGCCCAGGCATCCTCTGGCGTGCCGATTATTATCGGTACTTCCGGGCAAGCCGGTGGCGATCTCAATCTGAACTGGACGCGGGATATCGTCATTGAAGTTGCCGGTGAACTCGGGGTGACACCGAAAGTTGCTCTTATCTATTGTGAGCAAGAGAAAGACACCATCAAGCGACTGAATGCCCAAGGGCGGATCAAGCCTCTTGCGCCACACGGTGAACTGGAGGATGCAACGGTCGATGCCTGCGAGCACATTGTCGCCGCGTTGGGGGTCGAGCCGTTCCTCGCGGCGCTTGATGGCGGCGCGGACATCATACTGGCCGGCCGATCCACCGACACCGCCGTCATTGCCTGCTATCCGATCTGGAAGGGTGCGCCCTGGGGGCCGTCCTGGCATGCCGGCAAGACAGGCGAATGTGGCGTGCAGTGCGCCGTCAATCCGACGCTGGGCTCCGGGATACTGCTGAGCGTGGATGCCGACGGGTTCAATGTGGAACCTCTCAGCCAGGACAATCTGTGCACACCCCACAGTGTCTCCGCGCATATGCTCTACGAAAACAGCGATCCGTTTCGCTTGCTGGAGCCGGGGGGCATCCTGAATGTCGCAGACGCACGTTATGCCGATCTGAACGGACGCGCCGTCAGGGTCGAAGGATCGCGCTGGGAGCCGATGCCCTACACCATGAAGCTGGAAGGCGCCGCCGCGGGTGCCTATCAGACCATCATGCTGGTGGGTATCCAGGACCCGGACGTACTCAAGGACATCGATGGTTTCCACGATCGCCTGCTCGAAGCGCTCTATGCCCGTACCCGCCAGTCCATTCCCGCCGACGAGTTGGGTGAGTTTCATATATCCCTGCGCATGTACGGTTGGAATGCGGTCACCGGGATGAAGCCGCCCGCGGGAACCTTGCCACCTCCCGAGATCGGCATGTTATTCGTGGCCACGGCTGCAACCCAGCAACTTGCAGATACCATCGCGCAGGCCTGCAATCCGTACTTTTTTCATTATCCAAGTGTCATGGGCAAGGAACTGCCTTCCTATGGATTCGCGTTCACGCCCGCGGATATCCCTCGCGGCCGGATTTTTGAATTCAAGCTCAATCACGTCGTGCAGC
- a CDS encoding LysR substrate-binding domain-containing protein, with product MSINRERSLLPEDLRVFLTVIRKNGFGHAAQELGYSPAYVSKRMAVLETTLGTRLLHRTTRRVALTDEGERVRIWATRFLGDMEDFISELTDARQQLQGSLHICSSFGFGRNHVAPAIPALSRMYPRMEIRLDVFDRLVDIVNEGFDMEISVGDNLPDQLLHKKLASHRRVLCAAPDYLQRRDVPTSLDDLAGHDCLVLKERNNPFGIWNLTKDGVETSIRVSGPLSSNNGEIVSRWALSGAGIILRSLWDVKPMLESGQLVQVLPDHFQSANVWATYPTRLSQSAKLRVCIEFFEAHFDDLSLV from the coding sequence ATGAGCATCAATCGCGAGCGTTCCTTACTGCCCGAAGACCTGCGTGTCTTCCTCACCGTTATCCGCAAGAACGGCTTCGGCCACGCGGCGCAGGAACTGGGTTATTCGCCTGCGTATGTGAGCAAGCGGATGGCGGTCCTGGAGACGACACTGGGGACCAGGCTGTTGCATCGCACGACCCGCCGGGTCGCGTTGACCGACGAAGGCGAACGTGTCCGCATCTGGGCCACGCGGTTTCTGGGGGACATGGAGGATTTCATCAGCGAGCTGACCGACGCCCGGCAGCAATTGCAGGGAAGCTTGCACATCTGCAGCTCCTTCGGCTTTGGCCGCAACCATGTCGCCCCTGCGATCCCCGCCCTTTCGCGAATGTACCCGCGCATGGAGATCCGCCTCGACGTGTTCGATCGCCTGGTGGACATCGTCAATGAAGGCTTCGACATGGAAATCAGCGTAGGCGACAACCTGCCCGACCAGCTCCTGCATAAAAAACTGGCCAGTCATCGCAGGGTGCTCTGTGCCGCCCCCGACTACCTCCAGCGCCGCGATGTCCCGACGTCTCTGGATGACCTGGCCGGGCACGACTGCCTGGTGCTCAAGGAACGTAACAACCCCTTCGGCATCTGGAACCTGACGAAGGATGGCGTCGAAACATCGATCCGGGTCAGCGGGCCACTTTCATCGAACAATGGCGAGATCGTGTCGCGCTGGGCCTTGAGTGGCGCAGGCATCATCCTGCGGTCGCTGTGGGACGTGAAACCCATGCTGGAGAGCGGGCAACTGGTGCAGGTGCTGCCCGACCATTTCCAGAGCGCCAATGTCTGGGCCACCTACCCGACACGGCTAAGCCAGTCGGCGAAGCTGAGGGTCTGCATCGAGTTCTTCGAGGCGCATTTCGACGATCTATCCCTGGTTTGA
- the leuD gene encoding 3-isopropylmalate dehydratase small subunit: protein MQPFDSVTGKAAPILASNVDTDVIMPKQFLKGIDRNGLDKGVFFDLRFLESGEPNPDFVLNQPAWSGARFLVTGPNFGCGSSREHAVWGLRQLGIRALIGTSFAGIFHDNCLRNGVLVIQLCQTQLQALGRVVSDGASATLTVDLPNQQIRLSDGSSIGFAIDELRKQALLLGLDAIGSTLRRAVQIRDFEARYHAAHPWLG from the coding sequence ATGCAACCCTTTGACAGCGTGACCGGAAAGGCCGCCCCCATCCTTGCCTCTAACGTCGATACCGACGTGATCATGCCCAAGCAGTTCCTCAAGGGCATCGACCGCAATGGACTGGATAAAGGCGTGTTCTTCGACCTGCGTTTCCTGGAATCCGGCGAGCCCAATCCAGACTTCGTCCTCAACCAGCCTGCCTGGAGCGGTGCCCGTTTCCTGGTGACCGGGCCCAACTTCGGGTGTGGTTCAAGTCGTGAGCATGCGGTATGGGGACTCAGGCAACTGGGGATCCGTGCCCTGATCGGTACGAGCTTCGCGGGTATCTTCCACGACAACTGCCTGCGCAATGGCGTGCTCGTGATACAGCTCTGCCAAACGCAGTTGCAGGCGCTGGGGCGGGTCGTGAGCGACGGGGCGAGCGCCACGCTTACCGTCGACTTGCCCAACCAGCAGATTCGATTGAGCGACGGGTCGAGTATCGGCTTCGCCATCGACGAACTGCGCAAACAGGCCTTGCTGCTGGGCCTGGATGCCATCGGCAGTACCTTGCGGCGAGCGGTGCAGATCCGGGATTTCGAAGCGCGGTATCACGCCGCCCATCCCTGGCTGGGCTGA
- the leuC gene encoding 3-isopropylmalate dehydratase large subunit, with protein sequence MTGPRTLYQKHIDSHTVCTLDDEGHVLLYVDRQVANEYTSPQAFSGLRDAGRSVWRPGATLAVVDHVNPTAPDRIATMPDSGGALQVSYFEKNCRDFGIELFDVLDKRQGIEHVVAPEQGFILPGMVVAAGDSHTTTYGALGAFGFGIGTSEIEHLLATQTLVYKRLKTLRVMVTGRLGAGVTAKDVIMALIEKVGAAGATGYAIEFVGPVIDALSVEARMTICNMAVEAGARGAFMAPDEKVHAYLKGRPRVPQGELWDAALEKWRELFTDEGAVFDNEVRLDVSALEPMVTWGTSPDQALPVGGTVPDPKAVADPILRQGMQRALAYMGLEPGMALSDVTISHAFIGSCTNARIEDLRDVARVVKGRKVAATVRAMIVPGSTQVRAQAEREGLARVFLDAGFEWRQSGCSMCLAMNDDVLAPGDRCASSTNRNFEGRQGAGARTHLMSPAMVAAAAIRGRLTDVRLLTEEA encoded by the coding sequence ATGACCGGCCCTCGCACGCTTTATCAGAAACATATCGACAGCCATACCGTCTGTACCCTGGACGATGAGGGGCATGTCTTGCTCTACGTCGACCGGCAAGTGGCCAACGAGTACACAAGCCCGCAAGCCTTCAGCGGGCTTCGTGACGCCGGGCGCAGTGTGTGGCGTCCGGGTGCGACGCTGGCGGTGGTCGACCATGTCAACCCGACCGCCCCCGATCGTATCGCCACCATGCCCGATTCGGGCGGTGCCTTGCAGGTCTCCTATTTCGAAAAGAACTGCCGCGACTTCGGCATCGAGCTGTTCGACGTGCTGGATAAACGCCAGGGCATCGAGCATGTGGTGGCGCCGGAACAGGGCTTCATCCTGCCGGGGATGGTGGTGGCCGCTGGCGACAGCCATACCACCACCTACGGGGCCCTGGGGGCCTTCGGCTTCGGTATCGGCACTTCCGAGATCGAACATCTTCTGGCGACGCAGACGCTGGTCTACAAGCGGCTCAAGACCCTGCGTGTCATGGTCACCGGGCGGTTGGGGGCGGGCGTTACCGCGAAGGACGTCATCATGGCCCTGATCGAGAAAGTCGGTGCGGCGGGAGCCACCGGTTACGCCATCGAGTTCGTCGGCCCTGTCATCGATGCCTTGAGCGTGGAAGCGCGGATGACCATCTGCAACATGGCCGTAGAGGCCGGGGCAAGGGGCGCATTCATGGCGCCCGACGAGAAGGTCCATGCCTATCTCAAGGGCAGGCCACGTGTCCCTCAGGGTGAGCTGTGGGATGCCGCTCTAGAGAAGTGGCGCGAACTGTTCACCGATGAAGGCGCGGTGTTCGACAATGAAGTCCGGTTGGACGTCAGCGCCCTGGAGCCGATGGTGACCTGGGGAACCAGTCCGGACCAGGCGTTGCCCGTCGGTGGGACCGTGCCAGACCCCAAGGCCGTCGCCGATCCGATCCTGCGCCAGGGCATGCAGCGCGCCCTGGCCTACATGGGCCTGGAGCCGGGCATGGCGTTGAGTGACGTGACGATCAGCCATGCGTTCATCGGCTCGTGCACCAATGCGCGCATTGAAGACTTGCGCGACGTCGCTCGCGTGGTGAAAGGCCGGAAAGTCGCTGCGACGGTACGAGCGATGATCGTTCCCGGCTCGACGCAGGTGCGTGCCCAGGCGGAGCGGGAAGGGTTGGCCAGGGTCTTCCTCGATGCCGGTTTCGAGTGGCGTCAGTCCGGGTGCTCCATGTGCCTTGCGATGAACGATGACGTCCTCGCTCCGGGGGATCGCTGCGCATCCAGTACCAATCGCAATTTCGAGGGGCGCCAGGGAGCGGGTGCTCGCACTCACCTCATGAGTCCTGCGATGGTCGCCGCCGCGGCTATCCGGGGCCGCCTGACGGACGTACGCCTGTTGACCGAGGAGGCCTGA
- a CDS encoding oxidoreductase: MSKQHSWLVTGCSTGFGRFIATHLLERGERVIVTARNAEQVRDLADLGEALILPLDVTDAEQAKAVVAQAERLFGSVDVLVNNAGIGYFAAVEETDPQSARRLFEVNFFGSANMIHAVLPGMRQRGRGMIVNLTSIGGLAGFPAVGYYCASKFALEGLSETLRAEVEPLGIGVMTVEPSAFRTEWAGSATQVSESIADYDATAGQARRAYDASIGRQEGDPARAAAAIYSAVTAAQPPQRLLLGNRAVDVAMGKLSAMQTEFRTWERVSRGADFPLPEA, from the coding sequence ATGAGCAAGCAGCACTCGTGGCTGGTGACCGGTTGTTCCACCGGTTTCGGCCGATTCATCGCAACTCATCTGCTGGAACGCGGCGAGCGTGTGATCGTCACCGCTCGCAACGCCGAGCAGGTACGGGATCTTGCCGACCTTGGCGAGGCCCTGATACTGCCGCTGGATGTCACCGATGCCGAGCAGGCCAAGGCCGTCGTGGCGCAAGCCGAGCGCCTGTTCGGATCGGTGGATGTGCTGGTCAACAACGCCGGCATCGGCTATTTCGCCGCCGTCGAGGAGACTGACCCGCAGTCGGCGCGGCGGCTGTTCGAGGTCAATTTCTTTGGCTCCGCCAACATGATCCACGCCGTACTTCCCGGCATGCGCCAGCGAGGCCGAGGCATGATTGTAAACCTGACCTCCATCGGGGGCCTGGCCGGCTTTCCAGCAGTGGGTTATTACTGCGCGAGCAAGTTCGCACTGGAGGGGTTGTCGGAAACCTTGCGTGCCGAGGTCGAGCCGTTGGGTATCGGTGTCATGACGGTCGAGCCCAGTGCGTTTCGCACCGAATGGGCCGGTTCGGCCACCCAGGTCAGCGAGTCCATCGCCGATTACGATGCCACCGCCGGGCAGGCGCGTCGCGCCTATGACGCTTCCATAGGCCGGCAGGAAGGCGACCCGGCTCGCGCGGCTGCGGCGATCTACTCGGCGGTCACCGCGGCGCAGCCCCCCCAGCGTCTGTTGCTGGGGAACCGGGCCGTTGATGTCGCAATGGGTAAACTCTCGGCCATGCAGACCGAGTTTCGCACTTGGGAACGCGTTTCCCGTGGGGCTGACTTTCCTTTGCCTGAAGCTTGA
- a CDS encoding putative quinol monooxygenase: MSMLTNVAFFNARPGQGEVLGQRLLALVGPTRQEPGCVRYEIYRAADSAERWFVYEDWRSPADFDGHMQTPYVKAFMKELDSLCSEVPEIRAFGQQPDPAGS, encoded by the coding sequence ATGAGCATGTTGACCAATGTGGCTTTCTTCAACGCTCGGCCTGGGCAGGGCGAGGTGCTGGGCCAACGCCTCCTGGCGTTGGTCGGCCCCACCCGGCAGGAACCTGGCTGCGTTCGTTACGAGATCTACCGGGCCGCCGATTCCGCCGAGCGCTGGTTCGTCTACGAAGACTGGCGCTCGCCCGCCGACTTCGACGGCCATATGCAGACGCCCTATGTGAAGGCCTTCATGAAAGAGCTCGACTCGCTCTGCAGCGAGGTCCCCGAGATCCGCGCCTTCGGGCAGCAGCCCGATCCGGCTGGATCCTGA
- a CDS encoding SDR family NAD(P)-dependent oxidoreductase: MSDIKQHFPNEVEGKVALVTGAASGIGKAIALLLHARGAKVVAEDRNPAVEALARPGLVPLVADITEDGAAERAVGLAVEQFGRLDILVNNAGIIINKLVIDMTREDWERIQAVNATAAFLHCREAVKAMMPNKAGAIVNIASYASYFAFPTIAAYTASKGALAQLTRTLALEAIEHGIRVNAVGVGDVVTNILNDVVEDGPGFLAQHGEAAPIGRAAQPEEIAEVVAFLASDRASFIVGSVVMADGGMTVTAG; this comes from the coding sequence ATGAGCGATATCAAGCAGCATTTTCCCAACGAAGTCGAAGGCAAGGTCGCGCTGGTCACCGGTGCCGCCAGCGGCATCGGCAAGGCTATCGCGTTACTGCTGCATGCCCGTGGCGCCAAGGTCGTCGCCGAGGACCGAAACCCCGCCGTCGAGGCGCTGGCCCGTCCCGGACTGGTGCCGCTGGTGGCCGACATTACCGAAGATGGCGCGGCCGAGCGCGCGGTCGGGCTGGCCGTCGAGCAGTTCGGCCGGCTGGACATCCTGGTCAATAACGCCGGGATCATCATCAACAAACTGGTCATCGACATGACCCGTGAAGACTGGGAGCGCATCCAGGCGGTCAACGCCACTGCGGCCTTCCTGCATTGCCGCGAAGCGGTCAAGGCAATGATGCCCAACAAGGCTGGCGCCATCGTCAACATCGCGTCCTATGCCTCCTATTTCGCCTTCCCGACCATTGCCGCCTATACCGCCTCGAAAGGTGCCTTGGCCCAGCTGACCCGCACCCTGGCCCTGGAAGCGATCGAGCATGGCATTCGTGTCAACGCGGTGGGCGTCGGCGACGTGGTGACCAACATCCTCAACGACGTGGTCGAAGACGGCCCGGGTTTCCTGGCCCAGCATGGCGAGGCCGCGCCCATCGGTCGTGCCGCGCAGCCAGAGGAAATCGCTGAAGTCGTCGCTTTTCTCGCCTCGGACCGCGCAAGTTTCATCGTCGGTTCGGTGGTCATGGCCGACGGCGGCATGACCGTCACCGCGGGTTGA
- a CDS encoding LysR family transcriptional regulator, which produces MISDPGTPTLDQLRVFLTVVDVGSFAGAARKLHRATSVVSYSIANLEMQLGVSLFDRKTTRKPQLTDAGRTVLAEARTIYNGIDGLRAKVRGLLHGLEAEVHLVLDVMLPSERVVDALKAFRERFPTVSLHLHVEALCAVTQRVLDRTATLGVSGPLTHNLDGIERIGVGKVALIPVAAPDHPLAQSAPHAPGAGRAHVQLVLTDRSSLTKDQEFAVIGTRTWRLADLGAKHTLLREGIGWGNMPIDRVSDDLASGRLVHLDLPDCQGGDYGFDVVYRTDMPPGPAASWLIERFKAQATDL; this is translated from the coding sequence ATGATTTCAGACCCAGGCACGCCAACCCTCGACCAGCTTCGGGTATTCCTGACCGTGGTGGACGTCGGCAGCTTCGCCGGTGCCGCCCGCAAGCTGCATCGGGCCACGTCGGTGGTGAGCTACTCCATCGCCAACCTGGAAATGCAGCTCGGCGTAAGCCTGTTCGACCGCAAGACCACCCGCAAACCCCAGTTGACCGATGCCGGGCGCACGGTACTGGCCGAGGCGCGCACCATCTACAACGGTATCGACGGCCTGCGGGCCAAGGTGCGTGGATTGCTCCATGGGCTGGAAGCCGAGGTGCATCTGGTCCTCGATGTGATGCTGCCCAGCGAGCGTGTGGTGGACGCGCTCAAGGCCTTTCGCGAGCGCTTCCCGACCGTGTCGCTGCACTTGCACGTCGAGGCCTTGTGCGCGGTGACGCAACGGGTGCTGGACCGCACGGCCACGTTGGGCGTGAGCGGCCCCTTGACCCATAACCTCGACGGCATCGAACGCATCGGCGTGGGCAAGGTGGCTTTGATTCCGGTCGCCGCTCCCGACCATCCCTTGGCCCAATCGGCCCCCCATGCGCCGGGTGCCGGGCGCGCCCATGTGCAATTGGTCCTCACCGACCGCTCCAGCCTGACCAAGGACCAGGAGTTCGCGGTCATCGGCACCCGCACCTGGCGACTGGCCGACCTGGGGGCCAAGCACACGCTGCTGCGCGAAGGCATCGGCTGGGGCAACATGCCCATCGACAGGGTGAGCGACGACCTGGCCAGCGGCCGGCTGGTGCACCTCGACCTGCCCGACTGCCAAGGCGGCGATTATGGCTTTGACGTCGTCTACCGCACCGACATGCCCCCGGGCCCCGCGGCCAGCTGGCTGATCGAGCGCTTCAAGGCACAGGCGACCGATCTCTGA
- a CDS encoding nuclear transport factor 2 family protein, whose protein sequence is MTMMTAERLLHLHFELFVDDHERWKNLIADDLVWELPFAPALGHPARLEGRDQVLGHVGWFVGAVQDFLFYDLRIQPSTNPLEAVAQVKAKGTIKPTGRLYEQDYVLFVRVENGKLAFIREYFDPVRAALALDAPIPALAN, encoded by the coding sequence ATGACCATGATGACTGCCGAGCGGCTGCTGCACCTGCATTTCGAGTTGTTTGTGGATGACCATGAGCGCTGGAAGAACCTGATCGCCGATGACCTGGTATGGGAGCTGCCGTTTGCCCCTGCCCTCGGCCATCCGGCGCGGCTCGAGGGGCGCGATCAGGTATTGGGCCATGTCGGCTGGTTCGTCGGCGCGGTGCAGGACTTTCTCTTTTACGACCTTCGTATCCAACCGAGTACGAACCCTCTGGAGGCCGTCGCGCAAGTCAAGGCCAAGGGAACGATCAAGCCCACCGGACGCCTTTATGAACAGGATTACGTGTTGTTCGTACGGGTGGAAAACGGCAAGCTGGCGTTCATCCGCGAATACTTCGACCCTGTACGGGCCGCCCTCGCCCTCGACGCCCCCATACCGGCCCTGGCGAACTGA
- a CDS encoding helix-turn-helix domain-containing protein encodes MPQHLPGTAQALPSHPAMQDVVVQLFSHHSIVEPILVPAVVEPLLVWVLAGRARVEERALGGAWEAALVEAGDFFLTNTRDPYEMRWQTVECDTFEVMHLYLGLSLIDQAARDVLGDHPDPVSFLDISGARDERVDFILDQLRIELTEQRQPSPLFVHSLAQALAVHLIRRYRDPHGDNRRSGALQAYKLRRVLAVMNEGLAEDFNLAQLARIAELSEYHFSRVFKRATGLSPSQYFIRLRMSRARQLLLETDRSIIDIGLEVGYCSPSHFSQVFRREVGVTPSTYRQA; translated from the coding sequence ATGCCGCAACATTTGCCGGGAACGGCGCAGGCACTGCCATCGCATCCGGCCATGCAGGATGTGGTGGTGCAGCTGTTCAGCCATCACAGCATCGTCGAGCCGATACTGGTGCCCGCCGTTGTGGAGCCGCTGCTGGTGTGGGTACTGGCGGGGCGGGCCAGGGTCGAGGAGCGCGCGCTCGGCGGCGCGTGGGAAGCCGCCCTCGTGGAGGCCGGCGACTTCTTCCTCACCAATACCCGCGATCCCTACGAAATGCGCTGGCAGACAGTGGAATGCGACACCTTCGAAGTGATGCACCTGTACCTGGGCCTGTCGCTGATCGATCAAGCTGCCCGCGATGTCCTGGGGGACCATCCCGATCCGGTGAGTTTCCTGGACATCTCCGGGGCCCGGGATGAGCGGGTGGACTTCATCCTCGATCAGTTGCGCATCGAACTCACCGAGCAACGCCAGCCCAGCCCGTTGTTCGTCCACAGCCTGGCCCAGGCCCTGGCCGTGCACCTGATCCGTCGATACCGCGATCCGCACGGCGACAACCGACGCAGCGGCGCCTTGCAAGCTTACAAGTTGCGTCGCGTCCTGGCGGTCATGAACGAGGGCCTGGCCGAAGACTTCAACCTCGCGCAACTGGCCCGGATCGCCGAATTGAGCGAGTACCACTTCAGCCGGGTCTTCAAGCGCGCGACGGGACTGTCGCCCTCGCAGTACTTCATCCGCCTGCGGATGAGTCGGGCCCGGCAACTGCTGCTCGAAACCGATCGCAGCATCATCGATATCGGGCTGGAGGTGGGCTATTGCAGCCCGAGCCATTTCTCCCAGGTCTTCCGGCGCGAGGTGGGGGTCACGCCCAGCACTTACCGCCAGGCATGA
- a CDS encoding flavin reductase family protein, which translates to MQRYEKTDFPVVETRRHLETGPIVLVTSVWRGETNIMTMGWHMMMQFSPALFGCYIWAGNHSYELIRRSRECVINVPTADMVDAVVAVGNSSGHSLDKFEAYGLTAAPAHHVQAPLIQECYASFECRLADDRQIDEYGLFIWEVVKGHVAATVSEPATLHYYGQGRFRVAGPMLDLSERFKPQNL; encoded by the coding sequence ATGCAGCGTTATGAAAAGACCGACTTTCCCGTGGTCGAGACCCGTCGTCATCTCGAGACCGGCCCCATCGTGCTGGTCACATCCGTCTGGCGGGGCGAAACCAACATCATGACCATGGGTTGGCACATGATGATGCAATTCAGTCCCGCGCTTTTCGGCTGTTACATCTGGGCCGGCAACCACAGTTACGAACTGATCCGCCGCAGCCGCGAATGCGTGATCAACGTGCCCACCGCGGACATGGTCGATGCGGTCGTCGCGGTGGGCAACAGCTCGGGGCATTCGCTGGACAAGTTCGAGGCGTACGGGCTGACCGCGGCGCCGGCCCACCATGTACAGGCGCCGTTGATCCAGGAATGTTATGCCAGTTTCGAATGTCGCCTGGCCGATGATCGCCAGATCGACGAGTACGGTCTGTTCATCTGGGAAGTGGTGAAGGGGCACGTCGCTGCCACGGTGAGCGAGCCGGCCACCTTGCATTACTATGGGCAGGGTCGTTTTCGCGTAGCGGGCCCGATGCTCGACCTGAGCGAGCGCTTCAAGCCGCAGAACCTGTAG